A single window of Gossypium arboreum isolate Shixiya-1 chromosome 13, ASM2569848v2, whole genome shotgun sequence DNA harbors:
- the LOC108463495 gene encoding protein RADIALIS-like 1: MASSSMSSRGSGSWTAKQNKDFERALAVYDKDTPDRWYNVAKAVGGKTAEEVKRHYELLVADVKYIESGQVPFPYRSNGN, from the coding sequence ATGGCATCGAGCTCAATGTCGTCCCGTGGTTCAGGTTCATGGACAGCCAAACAAAACAAAGACTTTGAAAGGGCTTTGGCTGTGTATGATAAGGACACCCCTGACCGTTGGTACAATGTTGCCAAAGCTGTTGGTGGGAAAACTGCTGAGGAAGTTAAGAGGCACTATGAGCTGCTTGTGGCTGATGTCAAGTATATTGAATCAGGCCAAGTTCCCTTCCCTTACAGGTCCAATGGAAATTAG
- the LOC108461729 gene encoding uncharacterized protein LOC108461729, whose translation MGLYSKRSRKARGKDVDMEDFDDSEDEELLVNGEVEEEAEGEEDDEEEEIGDDDDDDDDDDDDELENNDDDDDGVDEDDDEEEEEEDNDGEMEELEKEYKDLHNQEQDILRNLKHHKDEDVKKGQAVKNQKALWDKTLEFRFLLQKAFSSSNRLPRDPVRSSFCTSDEEVSAAYSDLITASKKTLDSLLELEEALLENNPSIAQSLEGNAGQSSKKLSGDSNLDMEDDEEWLRISQMNRRIAAFRDKAVNKWQRKTEVTTGAAAIKSKLQAFNQNISEQVAAYMRDPTRMIKQMQQRRSTIGIFGAVTEAANNANGEEAHPEGDPELLDDSEFYQLLLKEFFETVDPTSSETAFYALKRLQTKKRKIVDRRASKSRKIRYHVHEKIVNFMAPEPMKLPPMAPKLFENLFGLKTQ comes from the exons ATGGGGTTATATTCGAAACGTTCAAGAAAAGCTAGAGGTAAAGATGTGGATATGGAGGACTTCGACGATTCAGAAGATGAGGAATTATTGGTTAATGGCGAAGTAGAAGAAGAAGCTGaaggagaagaagatgatgaagaagaagagattggtgatgatgatgatgatgatgatgatgatgatgatgatgaattaGAGAATAATGATGATGACGATGATGGAGTagatgaagatgatgatgaagaagaagaggagGAGGATAATGATGGTGAGATGGAAGAGCTTGAAAAAGAGTACAAGGATCTTCACAATCAGGAACA GGATATATTGAGGAATCTCAAGCATCATAAGGATGAAGATGTTAAAAAGGGTCAAGCAGTGAAGAACCAAAAG GCTCTTTGGGATAAAACTCTTGAGTTCAGGTTCTTGCTTCAGAAAGCATTCTCCAGTTCGAATAGACTACCACGG GACCCAGTTAGGTCTTCATTTTGTACTTCGGATGAAGAAGTGAGTGCTGCATATTCAGACCTTATTACTGCATCAAAGAAGACTTTGGATTCTTTACTGGAACTGGAGGAG GCTTTGTTGGAGAACAACCCATCAATTGCTCAATCTTTAGAGG GTAATGCTGGCCAATCATCTAAGAAGCTTTCTGGAGATTCTAACTTGGACATGGAAGATGACGAAGAGTGGCTACGGATTTCTCAGATGAATAGGAG AATAGCTGCCTTCAGAGATAAAGCAGTTAACAAATGGCAGAGAAAGACAGAAGTCACTACTGGTGCTGCTGCAATCAAAAGCAAATTGCAAGCTTTTAATCAG AATATCAGTGAACAAGTGGCTGCCTATATGAGGGATCCAACTAGAATGATAAAGCAAATGCAACAAAGAAGATCAACAATTGGCATATTTGGGGCC GTTACTGAGGCTGCTAATAATGCTAATGGAGAG GAAGCACATCCTGAAGGTGATCCTGAACTTCTGGATGATTCTGAATTTTACCAGCTGTTGCTGAAGGAATTTTTTGAGACTGTTGACCCAACATCATCTG AGACGGCCTTCTATGCCTTGAAAAGACTGcaaaccaagaagagaaaaatagttgATCGTCGCGCCTCAAAGAGTCGAAAGATAAG GTACCATGTTCACGAGAAGATAGTCAACTTCATGGCACCGGAGCCCATGAAGCTTCCTCCCATGGCTCCAAAATTATTCGAGAATTTGTTTGGATTGAAAACCCAATAA